A stretch of DNA from Aliarcobacter thereius LMG 24486:
ATATACTCTTCTAAAACTTGTGCTTCAGACAATTTTCCAGCATTATCAATAAGTGTAAGCCAAATAATTCCACCAACATCTTTTAAAACTCTTCTTGTAACATCGGTATCACTTTGTGATTGTGAGTTAAGTCCAGGAGTATCTACAAATGATATCTCTTTTAAAATTGGCATTGGTGCATATAGTGTAAGATATTTGATATTTTTCATATCATCTTGTCTTTGGTCAGTAAAATCTGCAATACTTTCAATCGGAGCATATTCAGTTGCTCCTGAATGATATGTGATTTTTAATTTATATTCATCACCATAATTTATAAAATTTACTTTTGAAGTAACAGGAGTTATTCCTGTTGGTAAAATATTTCTAGATAATATTGCATTTAGGAATGTAGATTTACCTGCACTAAATTGTCCTGTAATAGCAACTTCCATAGGATATCTAGCTCTTCTTAATTGTTTATTTAATATATTTTTTAATTCTGTTGATGGAAAAAACTTCTCATCTAAAAGTTTATCAATTGTTTTTTTAATATCTCCAACTAATCCATCTTCATATATTATCTCTTCAACTAAATCTTGTGCTTTATACTCTTCTATGAAATTCTTTAAAATATTTAGATTTATACTCATTGATTTAATCCTTTTATATATGTTAAAGTATCCTGCAATTTCTTAATCTTATTGTGAATTTCAATTGATTTTTCAGCTCTATTTTCATCATTCTCTTTAAAATTATAAAGCTCTTTTTCAAGCATCTCTTCATCACTTTTTACTTTTTGTTCATATGCAATAACTGGTGCATTTAAAACTTTAAAGAACTCTTCAACTAGTTTTTTACTAAGTGTTTTTGCTTTTACTTGCAAATCTTCTACAATTGGAGAAAATTGTAATTTTATAATATTTTGAAGTTCTCTTTCAAGTTCATTTAATTTTGACTCTTTTGCACTATTTGTCTCTTTTAAAATTAAGTTTATTAAAACATCATAACTTGTTGTTAAAAAACCACTTTTAAAATCCTCTTGAAAAAAACCTCTTGCATCAAAATTATCATTTTTATGTCCTATGCTAAAGCCAAAATCATGATATTTTTGTTCACATTGTTCTCCAATAGTTTGAGATTTTTTTATAAATTTATATCTATAATCTCTAATAATATCTATTATTCCATCTTTTATAGCAGTTTGAATAATAACTCTTACTCTTTGTTCATCTGATCTTTTTTTATCTTTTACTAAACTATATTTAACATCATTTAAAACTCTTTGTTTTATTATATTTTGAAGATCAATCAGCTCACTTTGTAAAAAAGTATCCAATGAATCAATATAGTTTTTTGCATCATTCTTATAAAAACTAATATCCTCTTTTATTCTAAATAGTGATCTCTCTTGTTTTGCCTTTTTATCTCTTAAAATATTTAAATCTTTTTCTAGTTCATCTTTTGATTTACCAAGTAGTTTTATTTCATAATTTAAAATATTAATTTGTTTTTCTAATAATTTTAATATTTGAACTCTTGCTGACTGTATAAGAAGATCACCTTTTTGTGAGTTTTCTCCAAATAAAGAATCATATAGATAATCTTCTATTTGTGTTATTCCTGTATCTTCAAGAGTATATCCTGCGTTTATTGCTTCATCTGCTCTATTTGTTCTATGAAGTAATGCCATATGTCCAGATATTGCAACAAATTTTATACTACTCAAAATATGATCTATTTGAGAATCTTTATTTTGTGCTTTTAGTTGTCTTTGTATTGATGTTTTTGTATAGTTTATAACTTCTTCAAGATTTTTTTTACTAACAGTATCTGCTCTTGTAATTACAACTAAAAGTTTTGTTATATTTTGATATAAAACTGCATCAATTATAAATTCAACATCTTTTAAAGTTGCACTTTGAGAAACATTCATCAAATGAAGCATAATATCACACTTGCTTATATACTCTTTTGTAATCTCTTCTCTTTGAATAACTGGATCATCAAGACCTGGTGTATCAACTATTTCTATTCCATCTTGCAAAAATTTCAAATCACTACCAAGTTCAACATATTTTACAAGATTACATTTTTTTCCACTATGTTCAGCTGATGTATATGATTTAAGATTATTTATATCAACATCAGCAAATTTTGATTCATCTTTAATATAGTTATTTATTTCACTCCCAAAAACTCTTTTTGTCTCTTCCACAAACTCTTTCATAGATTCTAAACTATTTGCACTATTTTCTATTTTATTCCACTCTTGTTTATTCCAGAAATATACTTTTGCACTTGGAGTTTTACTATGTTTTACTATTGTTAAATTTGCTGTTTCAGGAACAACTGCACTTCCTAGAATCTCTTTTCCCATAAGTGCATTTAGCATTGTTGATTTACCTGCACTCATAACACCTGTAATTCCAATAGAAAATTTTTTGCTATTTAAATAAGTTTCAATATTTTCTAAATCATTCTTTAACTCTTCATTTTTTATTTGAGTTCTTAAATCTTCTAAGATTCTTTCTAATATATCTTTTATATCTTTAAATGCTATTTTCTTAGAACTATCTTCTATATCAACTTTTTTAGTGGTTTTTATCTCTTTATAATCAAATAAAGATGTAAGCTTTGAGTAGTTTTCATTACTTATTATGTTCTCATCTTTTAAATATAAAAAAGTATTATGAAGATTATCTAAGCTCTCTTTTGTACTATTTTTTGAGATTATATCAATAATTGAGTATTGAACTTGATTTAATTCATTTATATTTGTAGGACTTTTTATATCCAATTGCCTACAAAGACCTTTAAAAGAATCAAGATTTATAAATTTTGTATAATTTTTTCTATGTGCACAAAGTATTAATGCAAATACAGTAAAGCTATCTTTCCCTAGCTTATCATCTATATAATTTAACTCTTGCTCTTCTTCAAAAACTAATCCATGATAAAGTAAAAAATAATCACTAATTAAACTCATTTTTTCTCCAAGTTTTGTGGGGTTTAAATAAAAAAAGTTAAATATCCAAAGATGATATTTAACTTTTTTTACTTTCTTATATATTTATGAGAGAAAAACTCTCATAAATTATTATCTTAGTGCTACTAATTTTCTTCTTAAGTATGCAATTTTTTCTTGTAAAGGTAAATGCTTTGGACAATGGTCTTCACACGCCATTAATGACATACAACCAAATACTCCATCATCATCTCCAATTAATTCATAGAAATCTTCAGCAGTTCTGTTATCATGTGGATCTATTTCAAATCTTGCAACTCTATTTAATCCAACTGGACCAACAAAATTTGGTCTCATTAACATTGTTCCACAAGAAGCAACACAAATACCACACTCAATACATCTGTCCAATTCAAATGTATCATTTGCAACTTTTGGTTCAACTCTCTCTTCCATTTTTGCAATGTTAATCTCTTCATTTGTATGAACCCAAGACTCAACTCTTTTACTCATACTATCCATCCATTTACCAGTATTTACCGATAAATCTTTGATTAGTTCAAAAGCTGGCATTGGCATTAATTGTAGTTTTCCTTTTGGATAGTTTGCTATAAGTGTTCTACAAGCTAATGCTGGTTTTCCATTTACCATCATTCCACAACTTCCACAAATTCCAGCTCTACAAACAAAGTCAAATGATAAATCTGGATCATAAAACTCTCTTATTTGTGTTAATGCAATAAAAAGAGTCATACCTGGTGTTTCTTCTAATTTATAATCAACAAAGTGAGGCTTTGAAACCTTACTTCTTGGATTATATTTTAGAACTGAAATTGTAATTTCTCTACCGTTTTGCGTACTCATTATTTATCTCCCGCTCTTTCATTTTTCTCTTTATAGTTCATTGGTAAATCAAATGGCATTAAAGCATGTTGGATTTCATGTCTATCTTTACCTTCTGTTTCCATTTTTTCTCTAATTTCATCAACTTGTGATTGTCTTATAGCTGAGTTATCATGCTCAATAATCATACCTTTAGCACCATATCCTCTAAATGCTGGAGGCATTTCCATTTTCATAATATCTAATGCTTCATATGTAATAGTTGGTTCAATTGCATCTTTTGATGGCCAAGAAGTAAGAGTTCTATTTAACCAGTTTTTATCATCTCTTAAAAGATAATCTTCTCTATAATGAGCACCTCTTGATTCTGTTCTATCTCTTGCACCTTTAGCAACACAAAGTGCTACTTTTAACATTTTTGGAACTCTATATGCTTCCTCAAGCTCTGGATTTCCACTTTTTTCTTTTGATTTAATATTGATTTGTTTAGTTTTTTGTAGTAGCTCTTTTAACTCTTCAACTGCTTCTTTTAATGGCTCACCACTTCTAAAAATACCAACTTTATCATCCATTAGTTGTTTCATTCTATTTTTGATTTTGAAGATATCTTCATTTCCATTGTAAGATAATAACTCATCCATGTAAGCTTCTTGCTCATCAACAAATTTTTGAACAACAGAAGTTGGAATTGTTACATCATTTTCTAAACAATAATCAGCAAAATAGTTACCAATAATCATACCAGCAACAACTGTTTCAGATACTGAGTTTCCACCTAATCTATTAAATCCGTGCATATCCCAACAAGCAGCTTCACCACAAGCAAATAACCCTGCTAAGTTTTGAGACTCACCAGTTGCTTTTGTTCTGATTCCACCCATTGAGTAGTGTTGCATTGGAAGAACTGGTGCCCATCCTTTTGGACCTTCATCAGCTGGATCAATACCATTAAAAATTTGACAAATTTCTTGAACATCTCTTAAGTTCTTTTCAATATGTTCTCTTCCTAAAATAGAAATATCTAACCAAACGTGGTGACCATATGGTGAAGGTACCCCTTTTCCATTTCTAATATGTTCAATCATTCTTCTTGAAACAACGTCTCTTGAAGCAAGTTCTTTTTTCTCTGGCTCATAATCTGGCATAAATCTATGTCCATCTACATCTCTTAAAATACCACCATCTCCTCTACAACCTTCAGTTAGTAAAATACCTGATGGTACAATTGGTGTTGGGTGAAATTGTACTGCTTCCATATTTCCTAATGTAGCAATTCCAGTTTCAAGTGCAATAGCGGCTCCAATACCTTCACAAATAACAGCATTTGTAGTTTGTTTAAATATTCTTCCATATCCACCAGTAGCAATACATGTACCTTTTGCAACATAAGCTTCAATTTCACCAGTTATTAAATCTCTAACAACTGCTCCATAACATCTTCCAGCTTCGTGAATTAAACTAATTGCTTCTTTTCTATCTCTAATATCAACATCATGTTTTAAAGCTTCATTTGCAACACCAAATAACATTGTATGTCCTGTTGCATCTGCTGTATAACATGTTCTCCACTTTTTAGTACCACCAAAATCTCTTGAAGTGATTAATCCATGTCTATCATCATCTTCAGTTATAGTTGTTTTTTTAGCATTAATAACTGCTTCTCTAGTACCTTTTTCAACTCTTGACCAAGGCACACCCCAAGCTGCAAGTTCTCTAATAGCTTTTGGAGCAGTATGAACGAACATTCTAGCTACTTCTTGGTCACATCCCCAGTCAGAACCTTTTACAGTATCTTCAAAGTGTAAATCTTCATTGTCTCCATCAGACATTTTAGAATTACCTAAACTTGCTTGCATACCACCTTGAGCAGCAGCACTATGTGATCTTTTTACTGGAACCAATGATAAAACTATTGTACTTAAACCTTTTTTTTGTGTAGCAACAGCAGCTCTAAGTCCTGCTAATCCACCACCAACAACTAATGCATCACAGTAAATGATTTTCATTATGCTATTCCTCCAACACTTTTAGTTTTTAATTCATAATTCATAATTTGTGCAGTTGGTTTATATGAACCTCTATCAACACCATTTTTATGATTTTCATACCCTATTTTCATATAAGCCGCAAGTGAAGCGAAACCTAGTACTAGGAAAAATACAGTTAAAGCCCATTTTAATTTTTTTAGTGCTTTTCTAGTAGCTTTTGGATTTTCACCATCAAACCAACCCCATTTTACACATAGTCTATAAAGACCAATTGTTCCGTGAAATTCAACTGCTAATAAAAGTAAAATATATAGTGGCCACATATACTCTTCCCACACTCTTGCACTACTTTCATAAGGTCCGATTTGATCTGGATGCGTCATAATAACATATAAGTGAATTGATGCTAAGAAGAACATAGCAAAACCTGTATATGCTTGTATAAACCAAAGTTTTGTATCATCGTGTTTCATACTTTTTGCATGAGCTTTTATTACTTGGTACTGTTTAAAGTTACCTGGTAATTTTCTCATACCTAAAGCAGCATGAACAATAAAAATTACAAAAATTACAATTGCAACTATCGATACTAAAAGTGGATTTCCACCTTCAAATATAAAACTTCCCTCAAGAAGTTTTGTAACTTGATACATAAACTCTTCTGACACTAAAATAGATGCAACAAGCATCATATGTGCCCACATAAATAAAGCTAAAAATCCTCCAGTAACACTTTGAATAAAATCAAGTTTTGCTGGAAGTCTGCTCTTTCTTCCTTCTACCGTTTTCCCTAAATAACCCTCTATTAGGTCACTCATTTGCTATCCTTTCTTTGAGATTTAGATTTCGTATTATGATATCAAATTATAGGTTTAAAATTTATTTAGTAAACGAAGATTTCGGGTTTTTATGAAGATTTTTGTAAAAAAGTAGCATTTAGTCCAATTAGTGGACTAAATTGCTAAAAAATGGTTTTATTTTGTAACTATATTACTCATTATAAAAATAAAGATTGTACAGCTATTTGTGCAAAATTTATTAGTGTATCAATATTTAATGCTGGAATAAAGAATACAACTGCTGAACCAATTCCACCAACTAAAGTTAATATTGCTACAAATAAAATTGCATATGTAGATACTCTACTATCATTAAATTCTTGTGAAATACACTCTTGTTTTGGCTCATAAAAATACATCATACCTATTAATCTTAAGTAGTAATACATAGATATAATTGTTGCAATAATTGCAACAACTGCAAGTGCTATATATCCAGCTTTTATAGCTTCTGTAAATACATAAACTTTCCCAATAAAACCAATAGTTCCTGGAATTCCAGCTAAAGATAGTAAGAAAATTGTCATCATTGCTGCTAAAAATGGTCTTTGTTTTGCTAAACCTCTAAAATCATCATATGTAACCTTTACATTTGTTTCTGAAATTATATGTGAAGCTAATCCAAATGTTCCAAGTGCAGATAATAAATATGCTATTAAATAAAACATAATTGAGTATGCTGCACCAATATTTAATATTTCACCATCTGCATAACTTAAAGCGATAAATGCTAGAAGTAAATACCCTGTATGAACTATTGAAGAAGCTGCTAGCATTCTTTTTACAATCTCTTGTGTTATTGCTAACCAAGTTCCAAATAGTAAAGTAAGAACTATAACTACTTGTAAAATAGTATCCCAGAAATCAATCAAAGGTGAAATATATTCTAATATTAATCTTAAGAAAAAAGAGAATATTGCAATTTTGAATGTTGAAGCCATATAAGCTGTAACAATCATAGGTGCACCTCTATAAATATCTAATACCCATGATTGGAAAGGAAATGCTGCAATTTTAAATAAGAATGTGAAAAGTATTAAAGTCAATCCTATATATAAAAGTGCTATATTTGATTGATCTGCACCAATAATATATTGATAAATATCAGCCAAAT
This window harbors:
- a CDS encoding fumarate reductase flavoprotein subunit; this translates as MKIIYCDALVVGGGLAGLRAAVATQKKGLSTIVLSLVPVKRSHSAAAQGGMQASLGNSKMSDGDNEDLHFEDTVKGSDWGCDQEVARMFVHTAPKAIRELAAWGVPWSRVEKGTREAVINAKKTTITEDDDRHGLITSRDFGGTKKWRTCYTADATGHTMLFGVANEALKHDVDIRDRKEAISLIHEAGRCYGAVVRDLITGEIEAYVAKGTCIATGGYGRIFKQTTNAVICEGIGAAIALETGIATLGNMEAVQFHPTPIVPSGILLTEGCRGDGGILRDVDGHRFMPDYEPEKKELASRDVVSRRMIEHIRNGKGVPSPYGHHVWLDISILGREHIEKNLRDVQEICQIFNGIDPADEGPKGWAPVLPMQHYSMGGIRTKATGESQNLAGLFACGEAACWDMHGFNRLGGNSVSETVVAGMIIGNYFADYCLENDVTIPTSVVQKFVDEQEAYMDELLSYNGNEDIFKIKNRMKQLMDDKVGIFRSGEPLKEAVEELKELLQKTKQINIKSKEKSGNPELEEAYRVPKMLKVALCVAKGARDRTESRGAHYREDYLLRDDKNWLNRTLTSWPSKDAIEPTITYEALDIMKMEMPPAFRGYGAKGMIIEHDNSAIRQSQVDEIREKMETEGKDRHEIQHALMPFDLPMNYKEKNERAGDK
- a CDS encoding dynamin family protein; its protein translation is MSLISDYFLLYHGLVFEEEQELNYIDDKLGKDSFTVFALILCAHRKNYTKFINLDSFKGLCRQLDIKSPTNINELNQVQYSIIDIISKNSTKESLDNLHNTFLYLKDENIISNENYSKLTSLFDYKEIKTTKKVDIEDSSKKIAFKDIKDILERILEDLRTQIKNEELKNDLENIETYLNSKKFSIGITGVMSAGKSTMLNALMGKEILGSAVVPETANLTIVKHSKTPSAKVYFWNKQEWNKIENSANSLESMKEFVEETKRVFGSEINNYIKDESKFADVDINNLKSYTSAEHSGKKCNLVKYVELGSDLKFLQDGIEIVDTPGLDDPVIQREEITKEYISKCDIMLHLMNVSQSATLKDVEFIIDAVLYQNITKLLVVITRADTVSKKNLEEVINYTKTSIQRQLKAQNKDSQIDHILSSIKFVAISGHMALLHRTNRADEAINAGYTLEDTGITQIEDYLYDSLFGENSQKGDLLIQSARVQILKLLEKQINILNYEIKLLGKSKDELEKDLNILRDKKAKQERSLFRIKEDISFYKNDAKNYIDSLDTFLQSELIDLQNIIKQRVLNDVKYSLVKDKKRSDEQRVRVIIQTAIKDGIIDIIRDYRYKFIKKSQTIGEQCEQKYHDFGFSIGHKNDNFDARGFFQEDFKSGFLTTSYDVLINLILKETNSAKESKLNELERELQNIIKLQFSPIVEDLQVKAKTLSKKLVEEFFKVLNAPVIAYEQKVKSDEEMLEKELYNFKENDENRAEKSIEIHNKIKKLQDTLTYIKGLNQ
- a CDS encoding NADH-quinone oxidoreductase subunit N is translated as MSQFIYTIPTLLVLFGAITLLFMSMSERISIKSHIFVSSLFLVLALAFALFNVNTLYSVQPYEGFLNNVLTFDTFSNFFNILLILGTLLTILIGEHYIEYRKYFKGEFFSIILFALFGMMVLSQANEIITAFIALEIASFSVYILVGFNRDDSKRVEAVFKYLVLGAFIGAFFLLGMVLVYGTTASTNLADIYQYIIGADQSNIALLYIGLTLILFTFLFKIAAFPFQSWVLDIYRGAPMIVTAYMASTFKIAIFSFFLRLILEYISPLIDFWDTILQVVIVLTLLFGTWLAITQEIVKRMLAASSIVHTGYLLLAFIALSYADGEILNIGAAYSIMFYLIAYLLSALGTFGLASHIISETNVKVTYDDFRGLAKQRPFLAAMMTIFLLSLAGIPGTIGFIGKVYVFTEAIKAGYIALAVVAIIATIISMYYYLRLIGMMYFYEPKQECISQEFNDSRVSTYAILFVAILTLVGGIGSAVVFFIPALNIDTLINFAQIAVQSLFL
- a CDS encoding fumarate reductase cytochrome b subunit, whose amino-acid sequence is MSDLIEGYLGKTVEGRKSRLPAKLDFIQSVTGGFLALFMWAHMMLVASILVSEEFMYQVTKLLEGSFIFEGGNPLLVSIVAIVIFVIFIVHAALGMRKLPGNFKQYQVIKAHAKSMKHDDTKLWFIQAYTGFAMFFLASIHLYVIMTHPDQIGPYESSARVWEEYMWPLYILLLLAVEFHGTIGLYRLCVKWGWFDGENPKATRKALKKLKWALTVFFLVLGFASLAAYMKIGYENHKNGVDRGSYKPTAQIMNYELKTKSVGGIA
- a CDS encoding fumarate reductase iron-sulfur subunit, encoding MSTQNGREITISVLKYNPRSKVSKPHFVDYKLEETPGMTLFIALTQIREFYDPDLSFDFVCRAGICGSCGMMVNGKPALACRTLIANYPKGKLQLMPMPAFELIKDLSVNTGKWMDSMSKRVESWVHTNEEINIAKMEERVEPKVANDTFELDRCIECGICVASCGTMLMRPNFVGPVGLNRVARFEIDPHDNRTAEDFYELIGDDDGVFGCMSLMACEDHCPKHLPLQEKIAYLRRKLVALR